One part of the Mangrovibacillus cuniculi genome encodes these proteins:
- the ccpA gene encoding catabolite control protein A: MNITIYDVAREANVSMATVSRVVNGNPNVKPATRKKVLEVIERLGYRPNAVARGLASKKTTTVGVIIPDISNIFFAELARGIEDIATMYKYNIILSNSDQNKEKELHLLNTMLGKQVDGIVFMGGNITEEHVEEFKRSSVPIVLAGSVDEQQQIPSVNIDYRQATYDAVTMFIEKGHKEIAFISGPFHDVINRELKLAGYKDALENAGITVNDQYIIEGDYTYDSGLEAWQRLSELPTNVTAVYSSNDEMSLGVVHGAQDAGKVLPTDLEVITSDNTKLAMMVRPQLTSVVQPLYDIGAVAMRLLTKYMSKESVEEQTVILPHRIEERDSTK; the protein is encoded by the coding sequence ATGAATATTACGATTTATGACGTAGCAAGAGAGGCAAACGTCTCTATGGCAACTGTTTCAAGAGTAGTAAATGGCAACCCTAACGTTAAGCCAGCTACTAGAAAGAAAGTATTAGAAGTGATTGAAAGACTAGGGTACCGTCCCAATGCTGTAGCTCGTGGACTAGCTTCTAAAAAGACAACTACAGTTGGTGTAATTATCCCTGACATTTCTAACATTTTCTTCGCAGAACTAGCACGTGGTATTGAAGATATTGCGACAATGTATAAATACAACATTATTCTTAGTAACTCTGATCAAAATAAAGAAAAAGAGTTGCATTTATTAAATACAATGCTTGGAAAGCAAGTAGACGGAATTGTGTTCATGGGTGGAAATATTACAGAGGAGCATGTAGAAGAATTCAAACGTAGTAGTGTGCCAATCGTTCTAGCAGGTTCTGTTGATGAACAACAACAAATCCCTTCTGTAAATATTGACTATCGTCAAGCTACCTATGACGCAGTAACTATGTTTATTGAAAAAGGACATAAAGAAATTGCATTCATTTCTGGACCTTTCCATGATGTAATTAATCGTGAGTTGAAGTTAGCCGGATATAAAGATGCGTTAGAAAATGCGGGCATTACAGTGAATGATCAGTATATCATTGAAGGTGATTATACGTATGACTCTGGGTTAGAAGCATGGCAACGTTTAAGTGAACTTCCTACTAACGTGACAGCGGTTTATTCATCAAATGATGAAATGTCATTAGGTGTAGTTCATGGTGCACAAGACGCAGGTAAAGTTCTTCCAACTGATTTAGAAGTAATTACGTCTGATAATACAAAACTTGCGATGATGGTTCGTCCTCAGCTTACATCTGTTGTCCAACCTTTATATGACATCGGAGCTGTGGCAATGCGCTTGTTAACAAAGTATATGAGTAAAGAATCGGTAGAAGAACAAACGGTTATATTGCCACACCGAATTGAGGAACGTGACTCAACAAAATAA
- a CDS encoding bifunctional 3-deoxy-7-phosphoheptulonate synthase/chorismate mutase → MSQQTLEQLRAQVDEMNQQLLELINKRATVVQEIGKIKEKHGGNRYDPVRERGMLDKIKQLNDGPFEDSTILHIFKEIFKAGVELQSDDHQKALLVSRKKQPTDTIVNVNGEQIGNGTPTFIFGPCAVESYDQVAAVAKEIKAKGLTMLRGGAYKPRTSPYDFQGLGLDGLKILKQVADEYDLRVVSEIVNPADIETAVDYVDVIQIGARNMQNFELLKAAGSVNKPVLLKRGLAATIEEFINAAEYIMSRGNGQIILCERGIRTYEKATRNTLDISAVPILKKETHLPVFVDVTHSTGRRDLLLPTAKAALAIGADGVMAEVHPDPAVALSDSAQQMDFNQFDDFYEQIMKTVKAYQL, encoded by the coding sequence ATGAGTCAGCAAACATTAGAACAATTACGTGCACAAGTAGATGAAATGAATCAACAGTTATTAGAGTTAATTAACAAGCGTGCTACGGTTGTTCAAGAAATAGGTAAAATTAAAGAAAAACATGGTGGCAATCGATATGATCCAGTTCGTGAGCGAGGCATGTTAGATAAAATTAAACAATTAAATGATGGTCCGTTTGAGGACTCTACAATTCTCCATATTTTCAAAGAAATTTTTAAAGCTGGGGTGGAGCTTCAATCTGATGACCATCAGAAAGCTTTGTTAGTTTCACGTAAAAAACAACCTACAGATACAATTGTAAATGTGAATGGTGAACAAATTGGAAACGGTACTCCAACGTTTATCTTCGGTCCTTGTGCAGTAGAAAGTTACGATCAAGTTGCTGCCGTAGCAAAAGAAATTAAAGCGAAAGGATTAACAATGTTACGAGGAGGTGCATATAAACCTCGTACATCACCTTACGATTTCCAAGGTCTTGGATTAGATGGATTAAAGATTCTAAAGCAAGTTGCGGACGAGTACGACCTTCGAGTAGTAAGTGAAATTGTTAACCCTGCTGATATTGAAACAGCAGTTGATTATGTAGATGTTATTCAAATTGGTGCACGAAACATGCAGAACTTTGAATTGTTGAAAGCTGCAGGTTCTGTAAATAAACCGGTTCTTTTAAAACGTGGTTTAGCTGCAACAATTGAAGAATTCATCAATGCTGCGGAGTACATTATGTCTCGTGGAAATGGACAAATTATCCTATGTGAACGTGGTATTCGTACGTACGAGAAAGCAACACGTAACACATTAGACATTTCTGCGGTGCCAATCTTAAAGAAAGAAACGCACTTACCAGTATTTGTAGACGTAACACATTCAACTGGTCGTCGTGATTTACTATTACCAACAGCAAAAGCAGCTTTAGCAATTGGAGCTGATGGAGTGATGGCAGAAGTGCATCCAGACCCAGCAGTAGCATTGTCCGATTCTGCTCAACAAATGGACTTCAATCAATTCGATGACTTCTACGAGCAAATCATGAAGACGGTTAAGGCTTACCAACTTTAA
- the pilM gene encoding pilus assembly protein PilM, translating to MQNTETIFALDIGTRSVVGVIVKKIEGQYHVEKVIVEEHSERSMLDGQIHDVIAVSNTITSIKETLEETYGELSKVCVAAAGRSLVTMKKSFSKEIKGKPLLTNEDVLHMELSAVQEAQSDVADTDKKSNHVNNYYCVGYSVLKYYIDGQEIGNLVDQRGEWATVEVIATFLPRVVVDSLLSALSRASLQLDALTLEPIAAINALIPTSMRRLNIALVDIGAGTSDIALTKEGTIIAYGMVPTAGDEITEAVSDAFLLDFTKAESVKRSLRLHEEVLVEDVLGFENRIPSMEVIREIKPAVEHLAAEIGKEIKFLNGNESPKAIMLVGGGSLTPCLSDQLASYLELPVNRVAVRGSDAIQHVSFADGIVSTPELVTPVGIALAAQTTPIHYVTVTVNNTTVRLFELNELKVSDCLLASGERVSKLHGKPGLATFITFNGQPIQIPGQHGKPPIVHVNGELATLQSIVKDQDKLTVEKGVDGTFAEIYVKDFLDASSHFTVSVNNEPVEVMPTVWINERKGSIHDPLHDGDNVRVTFTSTIEQLVKRFASTFDLEQGMKKFFVTINGKQTSIPKYGVQIKKNGVSANVSSQLQKGDSIEIIIPKKPTVREVMNCLQTSLEQRITVFIDNKEITISRNLSVIKKNNKDVTIEETVSSGDSITFTSQNQTSFIFQDALPFLSVEKPGEGYTFTLMYNGSPATFDTPIFSGDELAIEWKKVMKV from the coding sequence ATGCAAAATACAGAAACTATTTTTGCACTGGACATAGGTACGCGTTCTGTCGTTGGAGTTATTGTCAAAAAGATTGAAGGTCAATACCATGTGGAGAAAGTGATTGTAGAGGAACATAGTGAACGTTCGATGCTTGATGGACAGATTCACGATGTCATTGCTGTCTCAAATACTATTACTTCCATAAAAGAGACACTAGAAGAAACATATGGAGAGTTATCAAAAGTTTGTGTAGCTGCAGCAGGAAGGTCATTAGTGACAATGAAGAAATCTTTTTCTAAAGAGATAAAAGGTAAGCCATTGCTAACGAACGAAGACGTCTTACATATGGAATTGTCCGCTGTTCAAGAAGCACAAAGTGACGTTGCAGATACAGATAAAAAATCTAATCACGTAAATAACTATTATTGTGTTGGTTATTCTGTTTTAAAATATTATATTGATGGCCAAGAGATTGGTAATTTAGTAGACCAGCGTGGTGAATGGGCTACAGTAGAAGTCATTGCCACGTTCTTACCAAGAGTGGTTGTAGACTCTTTGTTATCCGCACTATCACGTGCCTCTTTACAACTTGATGCACTGACTCTTGAACCAATTGCAGCGATAAATGCCTTGATCCCAACTTCCATGAGAAGATTAAACATAGCATTAGTAGATATTGGAGCTGGTACTTCTGATATTGCCTTAACGAAAGAAGGCACCATTATAGCTTACGGAATGGTACCAACTGCTGGAGACGAAATTACCGAAGCTGTGAGTGATGCATTTTTATTAGATTTTACGAAAGCAGAAAGTGTAAAACGCTCATTGAGATTACATGAAGAAGTGTTAGTAGAAGACGTTTTGGGCTTTGAAAATAGGATTCCTTCTATGGAAGTAATTCGGGAAATTAAGCCAGCTGTGGAACATTTAGCAGCAGAAATAGGGAAAGAAATTAAGTTCCTGAATGGCAACGAATCTCCTAAAGCTATAATGTTAGTTGGAGGAGGCAGTTTAACTCCTTGCTTATCTGATCAATTGGCAAGTTACCTTGAACTTCCAGTTAATCGAGTAGCTGTAAGGGGATCAGATGCCATTCAACATGTAAGCTTTGCAGACGGGATTGTAAGTACTCCGGAATTAGTGACTCCTGTTGGTATTGCGCTTGCTGCGCAAACTACTCCCATTCACTATGTTACAGTAACCGTAAACAATACAACCGTTCGTTTATTTGAGTTAAATGAGTTAAAGGTTTCCGATTGTTTATTGGCTTCTGGGGAACGTGTATCCAAGTTACATGGAAAACCTGGTTTAGCAACTTTCATTACCTTTAACGGACAACCGATTCAAATACCTGGTCAACATGGAAAACCACCTATCGTGCATGTGAATGGAGAACTAGCTACTTTACAATCTATTGTCAAAGACCAAGATAAGCTAACAGTCGAAAAAGGAGTAGATGGTACATTTGCAGAGATATATGTAAAAGACTTCTTAGATGCTTCCTCTCATTTCACTGTATCTGTCAATAACGAACCAGTCGAGGTAATGCCTACTGTTTGGATTAATGAGCGTAAAGGGAGTATTCACGACCCGCTTCATGATGGAGATAACGTTCGAGTGACTTTTACGTCTACGATTGAACAATTAGTAAAAAGGTTCGCATCCACTTTTGATTTAGAACAAGGAATGAAGAAGTTTTTTGTTACAATAAACGGAAAGCAAACATCTATCCCTAAGTATGGTGTTCAAATTAAGAAAAACGGTGTCTCTGCTAATGTAAGTAGCCAATTACAAAAAGGGGATTCCATCGAAATTATTATTCCAAAGAAACCAACTGTCAGGGAAGTAATGAATTGTCTACAAACATCACTTGAACAGCGAATTACTGTTTTTATTGATAATAAAGAGATAACAATTTCTCGAAATCTTTCTGTAATAAAAAAGAATAATAAAGATGTAACGATAGAAGAAACAGTAAGTAGTGGAGATTCTATTACATTCACTTCCCAGAATCAAACCTCATTTATTTTTCAAGATGCTCTTCCTTTTCTGTCCGTTGAAAAACCAGGTGAAGGGTATACATTTACTCTAATGTACAATGGTAGTCCAGCTACATTTGATACTCCTATCTTCTCTGGCGATGAGTTGGCGATTGAATGGAAGAAAGTGATGAAAGTGTAG
- the ytxJ gene encoding bacillithiol system redox-active protein YtxJ, producing the protein MKELHTIQEWENVKDSYSGFLFKHSSTCPISARAFQEFRFFVKNNLDAPAYFITVQTSRPLSNYIEEVTGIRHESPQVFYFKDGKVVESTSHTSIKENLLVSWVR; encoded by the coding sequence ATGAAAGAATTACACACAATCCAAGAGTGGGAGAATGTAAAAGACTCTTATTCGGGATTTCTTTTTAAACATAGTAGTACATGCCCAATTTCAGCACGAGCATTTCAAGAATTCCGTTTCTTTGTAAAAAATAATCTAGATGCTCCGGCTTACTTTATTACTGTTCAAACATCTAGACCCTTAAGTAATTATATTGAAGAAGTAACAGGAATACGTCATGAATCGCCACAGGTGTTTTACTTTAAGGATGGTAAAGTAGTAGAATCTACTAGCCATACCTCCATTAAAGAAAATTTGTTAGTGAGTTGGGTACGATAG
- a CDS encoding YtxH domain-containing protein: MTANQEQRDQEQTSNGFLVGTIIGGVVGAVTALFLAPKPGKELRNDLTEQAKNVKERSELWTEQVKGKSTELAENAKQTSLSLVQKVQQETNDVVGKVKEFRRASVQEELSQLEEEQVTTIPLPTSEEVVAESQEEEPAKEMEYSK; encoded by the coding sequence ATGACAGCAAATCAAGAGCAACGTGACCAAGAGCAAACGTCAAATGGATTTTTAGTAGGGACTATTATTGGTGGAGTTGTAGGTGCTGTAACTGCATTATTCCTTGCTCCAAAACCGGGAAAAGAATTACGTAATGACTTAACAGAACAAGCAAAGAATGTAAAAGAGCGCTCTGAACTTTGGACCGAGCAAGTGAAAGGTAAAAGTACAGAACTTGCTGAGAATGCCAAACAGACTTCTTTATCACTTGTTCAAAAGGTGCAACAAGAAACGAACGACGTTGTGGGAAAAGTAAAAGAATTTAGAAGAGCTTCCGTACAAGAAGAACTGTCACAATTGGAAGAAGAACAGGTAACGACTATCCCTCTTCCTACTAGTGAAGAAGTTGTAGCAGAATCACAAGAAGAGGAACCAGCGAAAGAAATGGAGTACTCTAAATAA
- a CDS encoding DUF948 domain-containing protein, with protein MEWLLYVSIAVIAVAFFILVVNISRTLRSLNGTLDSVAKTLNGLEGQLQGVTNETTELLNKTNALAEDIQGKAEKLNSVVHAVQGVGTSIQDLNTSVRRITGSVTSQLEKNTETVTQVVQWGNVFMDLRDRFKSKKVKDTEEKETPQRVRQYE; from the coding sequence ATGGAATGGCTTTTATACGTTAGTATTGCTGTAATTGCTGTAGCTTTCTTTATTTTGGTGGTGAATATTTCAAGAACACTTCGATCCTTAAACGGAACTCTGGATAGTGTGGCAAAGACATTAAATGGATTAGAAGGTCAATTACAAGGTGTAACAAATGAAACGACAGAACTTTTAAACAAAACTAACGCTTTGGCAGAGGATATTCAGGGTAAGGCGGAGAAATTAAATAGTGTAGTACACGCAGTTCAAGGTGTAGGCACAAGTATTCAAGACTTAAACACTTCTGTAAGGCGTATTACAGGTTCGGTAACTAGCCAACTAGAGAAAAACACAGAAACTGTTACACAAGTTGTCCAGTGGGGTAATGTATTTATGGACCTACGTGATCGCTTTAAGTCTAAAAAAGTAAAAGACACAGAAGAAAAAGAAACACCCCAACGTGTAAGACAGTACGAATAA
- a CDS encoding aminopeptidase: MRDSRIATLAKNLINYSVQLQPGEKVLIENFGVQKELVNELVKAAYEAGGHPFVSLKEPSLDRTLLLGATEEHFSLMAEFEANVMSKMDAYIGLRSGDNINEQADVPADKLKIHGSTIGKKVHREIRVPKTKWVVLRYPNPSMAQLAKMSTEGFEDFYFDVCNLDYGKMDKAMDNLVELMNKTDKVRIVGEGTDLSFSIKDIPAIKCAGRMNIPDGEVYTAPVKTSVNGTITYNTPSPYQGFTFENIKLTFEDGKIVEATANDSERINDIFDTDEGARYIGEFAIGVNPYILHPMQDILFDEKIAGSFHFTPGQCYEEASNGNDSNIHWDIVNIQRPEYGGGEIYFDDVLIRKDGLFVIDELQALNPDQLK; encoded by the coding sequence ATGAGAGATTCTAGAATTGCTACTTTAGCAAAAAACTTAATTAACTATTCCGTTCAATTGCAACCTGGTGAAAAAGTGTTAATTGAGAACTTTGGTGTTCAAAAAGAATTAGTAAATGAGTTAGTAAAGGCTGCTTACGAAGCTGGAGGTCATCCTTTTGTTTCTTTAAAAGAACCTTCTTTAGACCGCACGTTATTACTTGGTGCAACAGAAGAGCATTTCTCCTTAATGGCTGAATTCGAAGCAAATGTGATGAGTAAAATGGACGCTTATATCGGTCTTCGCTCTGGTGACAATATCAATGAGCAAGCAGATGTACCTGCTGACAAGTTAAAAATCCACGGTTCTACAATAGGAAAGAAAGTTCATCGTGAAATTCGTGTACCTAAAACAAAATGGGTTGTACTTCGCTATCCAAATCCATCCATGGCTCAACTTGCTAAAATGAGTACAGAAGGTTTCGAAGACTTCTACTTTGACGTTTGTAATTTGGACTACGGTAAGATGGATAAAGCGATGGATAACTTAGTGGAACTAATGAATAAGACGGATAAAGTTCGTATCGTTGGCGAAGGTACGGATCTATCTTTCTCCATTAAAGATATTCCAGCAATCAAATGTGCTGGTCGCATGAACATTCCTGATGGAGAAGTGTACACAGCTCCTGTTAAAACTTCTGTAAACGGAACAATTACTTACAATACTCCATCTCCATACCAAGGGTTTACATTTGAAAATATTAAACTTACTTTTGAAGATGGTAAAATTGTAGAAGCAACGGCGAATGACAGTGAGCGTATTAACGATATCTTTGATACAGATGAAGGCGCTCGTTATATTGGAGAGTTTGCTATTGGGGTAAATCCTTATATCTTACACCCGATGCAAGATATTCTATTCGATGAGAAAATCGCAGGAAGCTTCCATTTCACTCCTGGACAATGTTATGAGGAAGCAAGCAATGGAAATGACTCCAACATCCACTGGGATATCGTAAACATTCAACGCCCAGAATACGGTGGAGGAGAAATCTACTTTGATGATGTACTAATCAGAAAAGACGGTTTATTCGTGATCGATGAATTACAAGCATTAAATCCAGATCAGTTGAAATAA
- the murC gene encoding UDP-N-acetylmuramate--L-alanine ligase has translation MTIYHFVGIKGSGMSSLAQILHQIGYNVQGSDVDKFFFTQTALEENGIPFMPFSKDNIKEGMTIIAGNAFPDTHEEIEAAKELNLPIIRYHKFLGEFMNQFTSIAVTGAHGKTSTTGLLAHVMKGAKPTSYLIGDGTGQGAPNANYFVFEACEYRRHFLSYEPDYAIMTNIDFDHPDYFASIDDVFSAFQEMAMQVKKGIIACGDDEQLQKIQANVPVLFYGFNEENDFQARNVVKETTGTTFDVFVRNTYYATFKIPTYGDHNVQNALAVIAICHYEDIEADIIQEQLLSFVGVKRRFTEKQVGDQVVIDDYAHHPTEIKATIQAAQQKYPDREIVAVFQPHTFTRTQTFLQEFADSLNGADQVYLCDIFGSARENHGKLSIKDLQEKIPGAELLEEEETAVLQKHETGVLIFMGAGDIQKFQSAYEGLCK, from the coding sequence ATGACAATATACCATTTTGTAGGCATTAAAGGATCAGGAATGAGTTCATTAGCTCAAATCCTTCACCAAATTGGGTATAACGTTCAAGGTTCAGATGTAGATAAATTTTTCTTTACTCAAACAGCACTTGAAGAGAATGGCATTCCTTTTATGCCGTTTAGTAAGGACAACATTAAAGAAGGTATGACAATAATTGCTGGTAATGCTTTCCCTGACACACATGAGGAAATTGAAGCAGCAAAAGAATTAAACTTACCGATTATTCGTTATCATAAATTCCTAGGTGAATTTATGAATCAGTTCACAAGCATTGCTGTTACCGGTGCACACGGTAAAACGTCCACTACTGGACTACTTGCTCATGTGATGAAAGGTGCTAAACCTACCTCTTATTTAATTGGCGATGGTACAGGTCAAGGTGCACCAAATGCGAATTACTTCGTTTTTGAAGCATGTGAGTATAGAAGACATTTCTTGTCGTACGAACCAGACTATGCGATTATGACAAACATCGATTTCGATCATCCAGATTATTTTGCTAGCATAGATGATGTATTCTCTGCTTTCCAAGAGATGGCTATGCAAGTAAAAAAAGGTATCATAGCTTGTGGCGACGACGAACAGTTACAGAAAATTCAAGCGAACGTTCCTGTTCTTTTCTATGGTTTCAATGAGGAGAATGATTTCCAAGCAAGAAATGTTGTGAAAGAAACTACGGGAACAACGTTTGATGTCTTTGTCCGAAACACATATTATGCGACGTTTAAAATTCCAACTTACGGTGATCACAATGTTCAAAATGCACTAGCAGTTATTGCTATCTGTCATTATGAGGATATTGAAGCAGATATCATTCAAGAACAATTGTTATCTTTCGTTGGTGTGAAACGTCGATTTACGGAAAAACAAGTTGGAGATCAAGTGGTCATTGATGATTATGCTCATCATCCAACAGAAATTAAGGCAACGATTCAAGCAGCACAACAGAAATATCCAGATAGAGAAATAGTAGCGGTGTTTCAACCACATACATTTACTCGTACGCAAACCTTCTTACAGGAGTTTGCTGACAGCTTAAATGGAGCAGATCAGGTATATTTATGTGATATTTTTGGTTCAGCTCGTGAAAACCATGGAAAACTTTCTATTAAAGACCTACAGGAGAAAATTCCAGGTGCGGAGTTGTTAGAAGAAGAAGAGACTGCTGTATTGCAAAAGCATGAAACAGGCGTACTAATTTTCATGGGAGCGGGAGACATCCAAAAGTTCCAAAGTGCTTATGAGGGATTGTGTAAATAA
- a CDS encoding DNA translocase FtsK, with product MKWLKKLIAKVDYDDRVAEEEVAVTQEVAEEELTPPKSHVAYHYPKNEFKFPLIPDEEKEARTGQLGHVDEKPKAYEDTKIDKQPERESTYNPTTNQSTVKIDTIEHRKPFKPSQIPSPIYGFRSRPAVDSEELLQTMRQEWEQKEEVEKEAVQAVSDNLSIHSEEEIVVESEVNEETAVNVKIEEPHDSHEEFLEEELHVLQEEDIEFHALSREDTLEEEKVVEAPIKKTVVMETPEESEGTVEKEKQPERKRSKVPFNVLMLNSDKRKQPEKVLPTQESTPSEQVEKVVPTKENKEKILSQDTKREETAENYYFPSTELLTPPIIREGDQEWLEEQSALLDQTLEHFNVRAKVVHVSQGPSVTRFEVQPEPGVKVNKITNLSDDLKLSLAARDIRMEAPIPGKQAIGIEIPNPVSRPVFISEILEDPAFRHSESPLTTVLGLDISGKPVVTDLNKMPHGLIAGATGSGKSVCINSILVSLLYKATPEDVRLLLIDPKMVELAPYNRIPHLVTPVITDVKTATAALKWTVEEMERRYELFAHTGVRDIKRFNDKAMEAGQYSQKLPFIVVVIDELADLMMMAPNDVEDAICRIAQKARACGIHLIIATQRPSVDVITGLIKANVPTRIAFSVSSQVDSRTIIDSAGAERLLGRGDMLFLDNGASKPVRLQGTFVTDDEIEKIVHHVRNQQDPEFLFHQDELLKKIQLVEDDDDLYSDACEFVVEQGSASTSSLQRRFRIGYNRAARLMEMMESQGVISEARGSKPRDVLINDMDLENL from the coding sequence ATGAAATGGTTAAAGAAGTTGATTGCGAAAGTTGATTATGATGATCGTGTGGCGGAGGAAGAGGTTGCTGTGACGCAAGAGGTTGCAGAAGAGGAGCTAACACCGCCTAAATCACATGTCGCTTATCATTATCCTAAGAATGAATTTAAGTTTCCATTGATTCCAGATGAGGAAAAGGAAGCAAGGACTGGTCAGCTTGGACATGTGGATGAAAAGCCCAAAGCTTATGAAGATACAAAGATTGATAAACAGCCAGAGAGAGAGAGTACATATAATCCAACTACTAACCAAAGTACAGTTAAGATAGACACGATAGAACATAGGAAACCATTTAAGCCCTCTCAGATCCCGTCTCCTATTTATGGGTTTCGATCTCGCCCCGCTGTCGATTCTGAAGAGTTGTTACAAACGATGAGACAAGAGTGGGAACAGAAAGAAGAGGTAGAGAAAGAAGCTGTACAAGCTGTTTCGGATAATTTATCTATACATAGTGAAGAAGAAATAGTAGTTGAGTCCGAAGTAAATGAAGAAACGGCAGTGAATGTGAAAATAGAAGAACCTCATGATAGTCATGAAGAATTCCTTGAAGAAGAGTTACACGTGCTTCAAGAGGAAGACATAGAGTTCCATGCGCTATCCCGAGAAGATACTCTAGAAGAAGAAAAAGTCGTAGAAGCTCCAATCAAAAAAACTGTAGTAATGGAAACACCTGAAGAAAGCGAAGGGACTGTAGAGAAAGAAAAACAACCAGAGAGAAAAAGAAGCAAAGTTCCTTTTAATGTCCTAATGTTGAACTCTGATAAACGTAAACAACCAGAAAAAGTTTTACCAACACAAGAGAGTACACCATCAGAACAAGTGGAAAAGGTTGTACCAACAAAAGAGAATAAAGAGAAGATACTATCACAAGATACTAAAAGAGAAGAAACAGCGGAAAATTACTACTTCCCAAGTACCGAACTTCTAACTCCTCCTATCATTCGAGAAGGAGACCAAGAGTGGTTAGAAGAACAGTCCGCACTCTTAGATCAGACACTTGAACATTTCAATGTAAGAGCTAAAGTAGTTCACGTTAGCCAAGGACCTTCTGTAACTAGGTTTGAAGTACAACCAGAGCCAGGCGTTAAAGTAAATAAAATAACTAACTTATCAGATGACTTGAAATTAAGTTTGGCAGCAAGAGATATTCGTATGGAAGCACCTATTCCAGGAAAACAGGCGATAGGGATTGAAATACCAAACCCAGTTAGCCGTCCTGTTTTTATAAGTGAGATTTTAGAAGACCCGGCTTTTCGTCATTCAGAGTCACCTTTAACTACCGTACTAGGTTTAGATATTTCAGGTAAACCAGTTGTAACAGATTTAAACAAAATGCCGCATGGATTAATCGCTGGAGCAACAGGTTCTGGAAAAAGTGTTTGTATTAATAGTATTCTCGTGAGCTTGTTATATAAAGCTACGCCAGAAGACGTTCGTCTTCTGTTAATTGATCCAAAGATGGTAGAGCTTGCACCTTATAATCGTATTCCTCATCTCGTGACACCAGTGATCACAGATGTCAAAACTGCTACAGCTGCTTTAAAGTGGACAGTAGAAGAAATGGAGCGACGTTACGAGCTATTTGCACATACTGGAGTAAGAGACATTAAACGCTTTAACGATAAAGCTATGGAAGCAGGACAGTACTCTCAAAAACTTCCGTTTATCGTAGTAGTAATTGATGAGTTGGCAGATCTAATGATGATGGCACCGAATGATGTAGAAGATGCGATCTGTCGAATTGCTCAAAAAGCAAGAGCTTGTGGTATCCATTTAATTATTGCCACACAACGTCCTTCTGTAGATGTTATTACAGGATTAATTAAAGCTAACGTACCAACTCGAATTGCATTTTCTGTGTCTTCACAAGTAGACTCCAGAACCATCATTGACTCGGCTGGTGCAGAACGATTATTAGGTAGGGGAGATATGTTGTTCCTAGACAATGGAGCTTCAAAGCCTGTTCGTCTTCAAGGGACTTTTGTGACGGATGATGAAATTGAAAAAATTGTCCATCATGTAAGAAATCAACAAGATCCAGAGTTCCTGTTCCATCAGGACGAACTATTAAAAAAGATTCAACTAGTGGAAGACGATGACGATTTATATTCTGATGCTTGTGAATTTGTGGTAGAACAAGGTTCTGCTTCTACGTCATCCCTTCAACGTAGATTCCGCATTGGATACAATCGTGCAGCTAGATTGATGGAGATGATGGAGTCACAAGGAGTGATTTCCGAGGCCCGTGGAAGTAAGCCAAGAGATGTGTTAATTAACGACATGGACTTAGAAAACTTGTAG